A single genomic interval of Polaribacter vadi harbors:
- a CDS encoding PKD domain-containing protein: protein MKFRASPIHFKFRNKITFVSIVLVFGFLLNLYSNKINFSFLANFLAPTATISSDKTNGCVDIESDIIFTGSGGTAPYTFTYQINNDAEATIKSTNGNLATLKYKNAAAGAYIFKLIKVEDNASTSQAISGQEITISINEKPTVAFDFDKNEACSGETIQFNVTTETGEAPFTYLWNFGDGNSSTEKNPTHAYTSLGCGIIDYGVSLIITDKNGCTNSFAKQILVKEKPEIAFRDQKTRESVFTNCGNISSTSSSNYEVFVEKISNTTCIDSYFIDWGDGSTTAAASFPATHTYTSVGVFDMKIKATGDNGCSNEVSYQVKNVSNPAGGFESPGNTSNLCLPTDNLNFGISNWGLNSSDTMYFVDFGDGVIETYTQAELIASSSYDAANPANSSKFLTPHSYNRGSCSEMNGQFVATLTIQNACSSTPFTISNITVLESSVAEFDAPESSCINTNILFDNLSIIGDESSCLKNADITWNFGDGTVRNLLSVKTAEDIQHTYTQPGNYTVSLSIISKCGTDVFTKDICIEPEITPTFSVNTDAGCIPLNVITTNTTDQSELCSTPTYLWAVTYAADNCGTVEGFSFTNGTDETSENPEFIFTTSGKYELTKTTTTSCGEETVSKIIDVKKPPTAAINPIDDFCGQTTINPIAVVENCTSDTSNITYNWTFVGGTPANSTSLNPGDITYNTAGVYEVSLEVTSECGVSNTATQTFEIFEKPILTNTNLIQEICSGQSTAEITIASNNPTVNYAWIANAGANITGFIANGNSNIIPAQTLINNGTTPEQVTYTATATSGVCESDALEFIITVNPSPEISTQPTSSEICLNGTATLLEVAYQKGTGTPTYQWFSNTIDVNSGGNPIAGETTASYNPPTNVLGETFYYVEISFSSGGCSFIVSNTANVHIKPQITVDAVAAPQTICVNGTVSEFEVSFSGGTGNASYQWYSNATNSNSGGIEIPGATNKTYTPNAFTTAGNFYFYAEISLDGNGCSSASSDAFEINVLTNPVIDSQPIATQELCQSVTPTDLTITASGGSTSDKTYQWFINNTNSTTGGTAITGANSNTYTPITTNVGTFYYYAVVSQPESGCSVTSDISELIVNDAPNIITHPISSEICLNGSATTLEVAYQNGTGTPNYQWFSNTVDANSGGNPITGETTNSYNPPTNSVGETFYYVEISFATGGCSLIISETASIHVQPQITVNSITPTQSICIDGTANELEVSFSGGAGNATYKWFSNTTNTNAGGTEIIGTTNNTFTPNAFATAGTFYFYAEISLDGNGCSSAFSDVFEINVLADPIIDSQPIVAQELCKNAIPTDLAVSVSGGTTSTKTYQWFINNTNSTTGGTAIAGANSDTYTPITTNVGTFYYYSVVSQPESGCSVTSDISELIINDAPNFVTQPISYEICLNKPVTPLQVTYQNGIGTPAYQWFSNTVDANSGGTEITGETAASYNPPTNTLGEIYYYVEISFSSGGCSKIISDTAKISVSEIPVISDAAITVYSEATFVFNPTTVLGNIVPADTKYTWSAPTYSPAGSILGTSAANTQDVISQTLENTGTTPIIVTYIITPATTKCAGDTFVLEITVNPSMNSNAVVTNISCFEANDGIIATNIDGGIPFTTGNPYLISWSGPNGFTSTETTITNLEIGTYTLRIEDSTGFFKIEQWMVTQPDILSIVKNTERNISCFQGNDGTLEVTISGGTAPYTYNWTTTNGSGIVPNQKNQNTLTAGSYALEVVDQNNCTIITNFVLTQPDGLNVTVNPTKEILCFGDAAGEIEINVSGGTKVEISSGVFDYLYSWSGPNGFVSASKNINNLVSGTYTVNVTDDLGCTTSTDVIINQATEIKIDVTKIDVTCYGKADGAIDLTVTGGKEPYQISWSNLGNGLSQSNLTADTYTATITDANNCVKQTTITITQPIFFIDPVVKPISCNGESDASIDLNLMGGVAPISVIWSDDASAGVQRNNLAAGTYTVTILDSDINQCPIEKTFIITNPPAIAVSTVVINAEDCDIANSGSINLDVSGGTAPYTFLWNTNATTEDLNNIPQGDYSVIITDANGCSLERQFNIFRQEPLSITFTETTLTDCDLKTVNKQTKANVTGGYLPYTYTWSAGNVSATDTSMMVTDQIGSYSLTVTDNKGCTATKSFSIDITAIGDTEFNYSAFSLSTYDFLSVEDPIQFTNLTTGDYTNLQWDFGDGSPPTNEENPVHTYDQVGTFTIALTAEFTAGCVETFTRIVEITKGYKLVNPTAFTPNGDGYNETIRPSHRGFTSLNMIIYDTWGTTIYTEEGLDLKGWNGFTNEKPAENGNYVMLVKGITFFGKEIIISSPVTLLK from the coding sequence ATGAAATTTAGAGCCTCCCCCATTCATTTTAAATTTAGGAATAAGATCACTTTTGTAAGCATTGTTCTTGTATTCGGTTTTCTTTTAAATCTTTATTCTAATAAAATTAATTTTTCTTTTTTAGCTAATTTTTTAGCACCAACAGCAACAATTAGTTCAGATAAAACAAATGGTTGCGTTGATATAGAATCAGATATAATTTTCACAGGTTCTGGTGGCACTGCTCCTTATACTTTTACCTACCAAATAAATAATGATGCAGAAGCAACCATAAAATCAACAAATGGAAATTTAGCAACTTTAAAATATAAAAATGCAGCTGCTGGAGCTTATATTTTTAAATTGATAAAAGTAGAAGATAATGCATCTACTTCACAAGCAATTTCAGGTCAAGAAATTACAATTAGTATCAATGAAAAACCAACTGTAGCGTTTGATTTTGATAAAAACGAAGCTTGTTCTGGAGAAACGATTCAATTTAATGTTACTACTGAAACTGGTGAAGCACCATTTACATATCTCTGGAATTTTGGTGACGGAAATTCATCAACTGAAAAAAACCCAACTCATGCATATACTTCTCTAGGCTGTGGAATTATTGACTATGGTGTAAGTTTAATTATTACAGATAAAAATGGTTGTACAAATAGCTTTGCCAAACAAATATTAGTAAAAGAAAAACCAGAAATTGCATTTAGAGATCAAAAAACTAGAGAAAGTGTTTTTACAAATTGTGGTAACATTTCATCTACTAGTAGTTCAAATTATGAGGTATTCGTTGAAAAAATATCAAATACTACATGTATTGACTCTTATTTTATAGATTGGGGAGATGGTTCTACAACTGCAGCAGCTAGTTTTCCTGCAACTCATACGTATACAAGTGTTGGTGTTTTTGATATGAAAATTAAAGCAACTGGAGATAATGGTTGTAGTAACGAGGTTTCATATCAAGTAAAAAATGTTAGTAATCCTGCAGGAGGTTTTGAAAGTCCTGGAAATACAAGCAACTTATGTTTACCAACAGATAATTTAAATTTTGGAATTTCAAATTGGGGTTTAAATTCATCTGACACCATGTATTTTGTAGATTTTGGAGATGGTGTTATAGAAACATACACACAAGCAGAACTAATTGCTTCCTCTTCTTATGATGCTGCTAATCCTGCTAATTCATCTAAATTTCTCACACCTCATTCTTATAATAGAGGAAGCTGTTCTGAAATGAATGGTCAGTTTGTTGCAACCTTAACTATACAAAATGCTTGCTCATCTACACCTTTTACAATATCTAATATTACAGTTTTAGAATCTTCAGTAGCAGAATTTGATGCTCCAGAAAGTAGTTGTATCAACACTAATATTTTGTTTGATAACCTTTCTATTATAGGTGATGAATCTAGCTGTTTAAAAAATGCTGACATTACTTGGAACTTTGGAGATGGAACTGTAAGAAATTTATTATCTGTAAAAACTGCTGAAGATATACAACATACCTATACACAACCTGGTAATTACACTGTTTCTTTGTCAATAATAAGTAAATGTGGTACAGATGTTTTTACCAAAGATATTTGTATAGAGCCAGAAATTACTCCAACATTTTCTGTAAATACAGATGCTGGTTGTATTCCTTTAAATGTAATTACTACAAATACAACAGATCAAAGTGAATTATGTAGCACTCCAACGTATTTATGGGCTGTAACATATGCTGCAGATAATTGTGGTACTGTAGAAGGTTTTTCTTTTACAAACGGAACTGATGAAACCTCAGAAAATCCAGAATTTATATTTACTACTTCTGGAAAATATGAACTTACCAAAACAACAACTACAAGTTGTGGAGAAGAAACAGTTTCAAAAATTATCGACGTAAAAAAACCACCGACTGCAGCTATAAATCCTATTGATGATTTTTGTGGACAAACAACTATAAATCCTATTGCAGTCGTAGAAAATTGTACTTCTGACACAAGCAATATTACGTATAATTGGACTTTTGTTGGTGGAACTCCTGCAAATTCGACATCTTTAAATCCTGGAGATATTACATATAATACTGCTGGTGTTTATGAAGTTTCTTTAGAAGTTACAAGCGAATGTGGCGTTTCTAACACAGCAACACAAACCTTCGAAATTTTCGAAAAACCAATTCTTACCAATACCAATTTAATACAAGAAATTTGTTCGGGTCAAAGTACTGCAGAAATTACAATAGCATCCAATAATCCAACTGTAAATTATGCTTGGATTGCAAATGCAGGTGCAAATATTACTGGTTTTATAGCCAATGGAAACTCCAACATCATTCCTGCACAGACATTAATTAATAATGGAACTACTCCTGAACAAGTTACCTATACTGCAACTGCAACATCTGGTGTTTGTGAAAGTGACGCACTTGAATTTATAATTACCGTAAATCCTTCTCCAGAAATTTCTACACAACCAACTTCTTCTGAAATTTGTTTAAATGGAACTGCAACGCTTTTAGAAGTTGCTTATCAAAAAGGAACAGGAACTCCAACTTATCAATGGTTTTCAAATACTATTGATGTAAATTCTGGTGGAAATCCAATTGCTGGCGAAACAACAGCTTCTTACAATCCTCCAACAAATGTGTTGGGAGAAACTTTTTATTATGTAGAAATTTCTTTTTCTTCTGGTGGATGTTCATTTATAGTTTCAAACACAGCAAACGTGCATATAAAACCTCAAATAACTGTAGATGCTGTAGCTGCTCCACAAACAATTTGTGTAAACGGAACTGTAAGCGAGTTTGAAGTTTCTTTTTCTGGTGGTACAGGAAATGCAAGTTATCAATGGTATTCTAATGCTACAAATTCAAATTCTGGAGGAATAGAAATTCCTGGAGCCACAAACAAAACATATACTCCAAATGCATTTACAACTGCTGGAAATTTCTATTTTTATGCAGAAATTTCTTTAGATGGAAATGGTTGTTCATCAGCTTCTAGTGACGCTTTTGAAATAAATGTATTGACGAATCCTGTAATTGATTCCCAACCAATTGCCACTCAAGAATTGTGTCAAAGTGTAACTCCAACTGATTTAACTATAACAGCTTCTGGTGGTTCAACCTCTGACAAAACATATCAATGGTTTATCAATAATACGAATTCTACAACTGGTGGAACTGCAATTACTGGTGCAAATAGTAATACGTATACGCCAATAACTACTAATGTTGGTACTTTTTATTATTATGCAGTTGTTTCTCAACCTGAATCTGGTTGTAGTGTTACAAGTGATATTTCTGAATTAATCGTTAATGATGCTCCCAATATTATAACACATCCTATTTCATCTGAAATATGTTTAAATGGTTCTGCAACAACTTTAGAAGTTGCGTATCAAAATGGAACAGGAACTCCAAATTACCAATGGTTTTCCAATACAGTTGATGCAAATTCTGGTGGAAATCCAATTACTGGTGAAACAACAAATTCTTATAATCCTCCAACAAATTCGGTGGGTGAAACATTTTATTATGTAGAAATTTCTTTTGCAACTGGTGGTTGTTCACTCATTATTTCTGAAACAGCAAGCATACATGTGCAACCTCAAATAACTGTAAATTCAATAACTCCTACACAAAGTATTTGTATTGATGGAACTGCAAATGAATTAGAAGTTTCTTTTTCTGGAGGAGCAGGAAATGCTACTTATAAATGGTTTTCGAACACAACAAATACAAATGCTGGAGGAACAGAAATTATAGGCACTACAAATAATACGTTTACTCCAAATGCTTTTGCAACTGCTGGAACTTTTTATTTTTATGCAGAAATCTCTTTAGATGGAAATGGTTGTTCATCTGCATTCAGTGATGTTTTTGAAATAAATGTACTTGCTGATCCAATTATCGATAGTCAACCAATTGTAGCACAAGAATTGTGTAAAAACGCAATTCCTACTGATTTAGCTGTTTCAGTTTCTGGTGGTACAACTTCCACTAAAACATATCAATGGTTTATCAATAATACAAATTCTACGACAGGTGGAACTGCAATTGCTGGTGCAAATAGTGATACGTATACGCCAATAACTACAAATGTTGGAACTTTTTATTATTATTCAGTTGTTTCTCAACCTGAATCTGGTTGTAGTGTTACAAGTGATATTTCTGAATTGATCATCAATGACGCTCCAAATTTTGTTACACAACCTATTTCTTATGAAATTTGTTTAAATAAACCTGTAACTCCTTTACAAGTAACGTATCAAAATGGAATAGGAACTCCTGCTTATCAATGGTTTTCGAATACAGTTGATGCAAATTCTGGTGGAACTGAAATTACTGGAGAAACAGCAGCTTCTTATAATCCACCTACAAATACTCTTGGAGAAATTTATTATTATGTAGAAATTTCTTTTTCTTCTGGTGGATGTTCGAAAATTATTTCTGATACTGCCAAAATAAGTGTTAGTGAAATTCCTGTAATTAGTGATGCAGCAATTACAGTTTATAGTGAAGCTACTTTTGTATTTAATCCAACTACTGTACTAGGAAATATAGTTCCTGCTGATACAAAATATACATGGTCTGCTCCTACTTATAGTCCTGCAGGCTCAATTCTTGGAACATCAGCAGCAAATACACAAGATGTAATTAGTCAAACTTTAGAAAATACTGGAACAACTCCAATAATAGTAACCTATATAATTACGCCTGCAACTACAAAATGTGCTGGAGACACTTTTGTATTAGAAATTACTGTAAACCCAAGCATGAACTCCAATGCTGTAGTTACTAACATCAGTTGTTTTGAAGCTAATGATGGAATTATTGCTACAAATATTGATGGAGGAATTCCTTTTACAACTGGCAATCCTTATCTAATTTCTTGGAGTGGTCCAAATGGATTTACATCAACAGAAACAACAATTACTAATTTAGAAATTGGTACTTATACTTTGAGAATTGAAGATTCCACAGGTTTTTTTAAAATTGAACAATGGATGGTAACACAACCCGATATTTTATCAATTGTAAAAAATACAGAAAGAAATATTTCTTGTTTTCAAGGAAATGATGGAACTCTAGAAGTAACCATTTCTGGAGGAACAGCTCCTTATACCTATAATTGGACAACTACAAATGGAAGTGGAATTGTGCCAAACCAAAAAAATCAAAATACATTAACAGCAGGAAGTTATGCTTTAGAGGTTGTAGATCAAAATAACTGTACAATCATAACCAATTTTGTGCTTACGCAACCAGATGGATTGAACGTAACTGTAAATCCTACAAAAGAAATTTTGTGTTTTGGTGATGCTGCTGGTGAAATTGAAATTAATGTTTCTGGAGGAACTAAAGTAGAAATTTCTTCTGGTGTTTTTGATTATTTATACAGTTGGTCTGGTCCAAATGGATTTGTAAGTGCTTCTAAAAACATTAACAATTTAGTTTCTGGAACATACACAGTTAACGTTACAGACGATTTAGGATGTACAACAAGTACAGATGTGATCATTAATCAAGCAACAGAAATTAAAATAGATGTTACCAAAATTGATGTTACTTGTTATGGAAAAGCAGATGGTGCCATCGATTTAACTGTAACTGGAGGTAAAGAACCTTATCAAATTTCTTGGAGTAATTTAGGAAACGGATTATCACAATCTAATTTAACTGCAGATACGTATACAGCAACAATTACAGATGCTAATAATTGTGTAAAACAGACAACTATTACAATTACACAACCTATCTTTTTTATAGATCCTGTTGTAAAACCAATTTCTTGTAATGGCGAAAGTGATGCTTCAATCGATTTAAATTTAATGGGTGGAGTTGCACCTATTTCAGTTATTTGGAGTGATGATGCAAGTGCAGGAGTTCAAAGAAATAATCTTGCTGCAGGCACATACACTGTTACAATTTTAGATAGTGATATAAATCAATGTCCTATTGAAAAAACTTTTATAATTACAAATCCACCAGCAATTGCAGTTTCTACTGTTGTTATAAATGCAGAAGATTGTGATATTGCAAATAGTGGCAGCATAAATTTAGATGTTTCTGGAGGAACTGCTCCTTATACTTTTTTATGGAATACCAATGCAACCACTGAAGATTTAAATAATATTCCACAAGGAGATTATTCAGTAATTATTACAGATGCAAATGGTTGTAGTTTAGAAAGACAATTTAATATTTTTAGACAAGAACCTTTATCTATTACATTTACAGAAACCACGCTAACAGATTGCGATTTAAAAACCGTAAATAAACAAACAAAAGCAAATGTAACTGGTGGGTATTTACCATATACATATACTTGGTCTGCAGGAAATGTCTCAGCAACAGATACTAGTATGATGGTTACTGATCAAATTGGTTCTTATTCTTTAACAGTTACTGATAACAAAGGTTGTACAGCAACTAAATCTTTTTCAATTGATATAACAGCTATTGGAGATACAGAATTTAATTATAGTGCCTTTTCATTAAGTACTTATGATTTTTTATCAGTAGAAGATCCAATACAATTTACGAATCTTACAACTGGAGATTATACTAATTTACAATGGGATTTTGGTGATGGAAGTCCACCAACTAATGAAGAAAATCCTGTGCATACTTATGATCAAGTTGGCACTTTTACGATTGCTTTAACAGCAGAATTTACTGCTGGTTGTGTTGAAACTTTTACGCGAATTGTAGAAATTACCAAAGGTTATAAATTAGTAAACCCAACTGCATTTACGCCAAATGGAGATGGTTATAACGAAACTATAAGACCTTCTCACAGAGGTTTTACAAGTTTAAATATGATTATTTACGATACTTGGGGAACCACAATTTATACTGAAGAAGGTTTAGATTTAAAAGGTTGGAATGGCTTTACAAACGAGAAACCTGCTGAAAATGGCAATTATGTAATGCTTGTAAAAGGCATTACCTTTTTTGGAAAGGAAATTATAATAAGTTCACCTGTAACACTTTTAAAATAA
- a CDS encoding PorP/SprF family type IX secretion system membrane protein gives MKLLYSRISMLFLLLFSLKGVSQETLPIYQDYLSDNVYLVHPSAAGIGNSSKLRFTARQQWAGIPNAPALQTLSFHSKFSEYSNAGFGFVLFNDKNGFHSQKGVQGSYAYHLQMSDGRVFNQLSFGLAFTFVQNQSDQRSFTGDAAVASIVESTSYYNADFSMAYHLGGFSSYFTVKNLLLTAKNNLNVQEPLDLRNYIFSAGYYFGQDLPIQFEPSLMLQFREGTGQRIADFNIKAYKNFSKSQLWAALSYRRGFDANAIENAQFISPIIGLNYQNLLFSYTYTNQMNETVLTTTGFHQVTVGINLWTREPRAAACPNINAAFGGF, from the coding sequence ATGAAGTTATTGTACTCTAGAATTTCTATGCTGTTTCTACTTCTTTTTTCATTAAAAGGTGTTTCTCAAGAAACGTTACCTATTTATCAAGATTATCTTTCTGACAACGTTTATTTAGTACACCCTTCTGCAGCTGGTATTGGTAATTCTAGCAAACTACGATTTACAGCAAGACAACAATGGGCAGGAATTCCGAATGCACCAGCTTTACAAACCTTAAGTTTTCATTCAAAATTTAGTGAATATTCGAATGCAGGTTTTGGTTTTGTGTTGTTTAATGACAAAAACGGATTTCATTCACAAAAAGGGGTTCAGGGAAGTTATGCTTATCATTTGCAAATGAGCGATGGTAGAGTTTTTAATCAACTTTCATTTGGCTTGGCTTTTACGTTTGTTCAAAATCAATCTGATCAAAGATCTTTTACTGGAGATGCTGCTGTTGCTTCTATTGTAGAAAGTACTAGTTATTATAATGCAGATTTTAGTATGGCTTATCACTTAGGTGGTTTTTCATCTTATTTTACCGTTAAAAATTTATTACTTACTGCAAAAAATAATCTAAACGTTCAAGAGCCTTTAGATTTAAGAAACTATATATTTTCTGCAGGTTATTATTTTGGACAGGATTTACCAATTCAATTTGAGCCATCTTTAATGCTACAGTTTAGAGAAGGAACAGGACAAAGAATTGCCGATTTTAATATAAAAGCATATAAGAATTTCTCTAAATCTCAATTATGGGCAGCTTTGTCTTATAGAAGAGGTTTTGATGCAAATGCTATCGAAAACGCGCAATTTATATCGCCAATTATTGGTTTAAATTATCAGAATTTATTGTTTTCTTATACCTACACAAATCAAATGAATGAAACAGTTTTAACAACGACTGGTTTTCATCAAGTAACTGTTGGAATCAATTTATGGACTAGAGAGCCTAGAGCTGCTGCTTGTCCTAATATTAATGCTGCTTTTGGTGGATTTTAA
- the murI gene encoding glutamate racemase, whose amino-acid sequence MKSTNFPIGIFDSGIGGTSIWKEITALLPNENTIYLSDSKNAPYGEKTKQEIINLSIKNTEFLLKQNCKLIVVACNTATTNAIQFLREKYNVPFIGIEPAIKPASLKTRTNKIGILATKGTLNSELFEKTSSTINKQITVKETIGTGLVELIEDGKIDSNEMKNLLSLYLNPLINEGVDCLVLGCTHYPYLIPQIREIVGNKMEIIDSGQAVAKQTKVVLEKNQLLKTDAIKGKHQFYINKNKDVLAMMISENSNLINIDEKDF is encoded by the coding sequence ATGAAATCAACTAATTTTCCTATTGGTATTTTTGATTCTGGGATTGGTGGCACTTCTATTTGGAAAGAAATTACAGCTCTTTTACCAAATGAAAATACCATATATCTTTCCGATAGTAAAAATGCACCTTATGGAGAAAAGACCAAACAGGAAATTATTAATTTATCTATAAAAAACACAGAGTTTCTATTAAAACAAAATTGTAAACTAATTGTAGTTGCTTGTAATACTGCTACTACAAACGCTATTCAGTTTTTAAGAGAAAAATATAACGTTCCATTTATAGGTATAGAACCTGCTATAAAACCAGCTTCTTTAAAAACTAGAACCAATAAAATTGGTATTCTAGCCACAAAAGGGACTTTAAATAGTGAATTATTTGAAAAAACCTCTAGTACAATCAACAAACAAATTACTGTTAAGGAAACTATTGGAACTGGTTTAGTTGAACTCATAGAAGATGGTAAAATAGATTCTAATGAAATGAAAAACTTGCTTTCATTGTATCTTAACCCATTGATAAATGAAGGTGTAGATTGTTTGGTTTTAGGATGCACTCATTATCCATATTTAATTCCACAAATAAGAGAAATTGTAGGTAATAAAATGGAAATTATTGATTCTGGACAAGCAGTTGCAAAACAAACTAAGGTTGTTTTAGAAAAAAATCAACTGTTAAAAACTGATGCCATAAAAGGTAAACATCAATTTTACATCAATAAAAATAAAGATGTTTTAGCAATGATGATTTCAGAAAATAGTAATCTTATCAATATTGATGAAAAAGACTTTTAA
- a CDS encoding OmpH family outer membrane protein — protein sequence MKNFKTLLLIAVFTLGLGGVANAQKMGHIDFEKLVAEMPQTKKLKQDMEKLGKTYQEEVEGMAKKLDAKMKKYQAEQNAQTKEINEIRAQEVQQENARYEQLRQTAYQDMQKKQAEGLQPIIETAQKAIDDVAASKSILYVLDSSMGKGLLVSKGEDLFAAVKAKLGF from the coding sequence ATGAAAAATTTTAAAACGTTACTATTAATTGCTGTATTTACTTTAGGACTAGGTGGTGTTGCAAATGCACAAAAGATGGGTCATATAGACTTTGAAAAGCTAGTAGCTGAAATGCCGCAAACAAAAAAGTTAAAGCAGGATATGGAAAAGTTAGGTAAAACTTACCAAGAAGAAGTTGAAGGAATGGCTAAAAAATTAGATGCCAAAATGAAAAAATACCAAGCTGAACAAAATGCTCAAACTAAAGAAATTAACGAAATAAGAGCACAAGAAGTTCAACAAGAAAATGCTAGATATGAGCAGTTAAGACAAACTGCATACCAAGACATGCAGAAAAAACAAGCAGAAGGTTTACAGCCAATCATAGAAACTGCACAAAAAGCAATCGATGATGTTGCTGCTTCTAAAAGCATTTTATATGTATTAGACTCTTCAATGGGTAAGGGTTTATTAGTAAGCAAAGGAGAAGATCTTTTTGCAGCTGTTAAAGCTAAATTAGGATTCTAA
- a CDS encoding OmpH family outer membrane protein: MKNLFLFIVLLFTVSTSWSQRGQIIAYIDMEYILENVPEYIQAQNTLDSKVAKWRKNLDEQARFIEVLKTDLANEKAILTKDLIEEKEEEITIKQEELRRLESLYFGPNGDMFLVRKQLVKPIQDQVYNAIQSIAARKKYDFVFEKSSDLVMLYSNKKYDISDLVLSTIDRTRLSEEKKQAQEERRNQTTNAPTKQLSEEQKELLAKKTADKEAQVEESKNRQIEAVKKKVAAQEAQKKQLEEKKKARLKQREEKRELLRKKKEEARKKKEEEQKKKEQKQEDN, encoded by the coding sequence ATGAAAAATTTATTTTTATTTATAGTTCTTTTATTTACGGTATCAACTTCTTGGTCGCAAAGAGGTCAAATTATTGCTTATATAGATATGGAGTATATTCTAGAAAATGTTCCTGAATATATACAAGCACAAAATACGTTAGATTCTAAAGTTGCTAAATGGAGAAAAAATTTAGATGAACAAGCGCGATTCATCGAAGTTTTAAAAACGGATTTAGCAAATGAGAAAGCAATTTTAACAAAAGACTTAATTGAAGAAAAAGAAGAAGAAATTACAATTAAACAAGAAGAGTTAAGAAGATTAGAATCTTTGTATTTTGGACCTAATGGAGATATGTTCTTGGTAAGAAAACAATTGGTAAAACCAATACAAGACCAAGTTTACAACGCAATTCAAAGTATTGCTGCTAGAAAAAAATACGATTTTGTTTTTGAAAAATCAAGTGATTTAGTCATGCTTTATTCAAATAAAAAATACGATATTAGCGACCTTGTTTTATCAACAATAGACAGAACAAGATTATCAGAAGAAAAAAAGCAAGCACAAGAAGAGCGAAGAAATCAAACAACGAATGCTCCAACAAAACAACTATCTGAAGAACAAAAAGAATTATTAGCTAAAAAAACAGCTGACAAAGAAGCCCAAGTAGAAGAAAGTAAAAATAGACAGATAGAAGCTGTAAAAAAGAAAGTTGCAGCACAAGAAGCTCAAAAAAAGCAATTAGAAGAAAAAAAGAAAGCTCGATTAAAACAAAGAGAGGAAAAAAGAGAGCTGTTAAGAAAGAAAAAAGAAGAAGCTAGAAAAAAGAAAGAAGAAGAGCAGAAAAAGAAAGAACAAAAACAAGAAGATAATTAA